A single genomic interval of Bradyrhizobium sp. AZCC 1693 harbors:
- a CDS encoding TAXI family TRAP transporter solute-binding subunit has product MSDPNDNNARSRRRRKQKGYALLILAAGMLAFCVVAGTLYYVLRPTTLRIAVGPAGSEDQKLVQLMAQTFAREGGSVRLAPITTEGAAESIALFTAGKADLAVARGDLNLPANAESVAILRKNVVVLWAPSGLPAKGSKKHPTPKIKSLDELAGHRVGVIGRTQANVALLRNVLKESGINPDKVTISQFATNQINEMARDQSVDAFMAVGPLKSKITVDAIAATATARGEPKFLPIEVADAIAKKNPIYESEEIPASIFGSSPQRPEDKIDTVAVNHLIIAPKSLSDTAVAALARQLFTNRQQLARELPTASQIEKPDTDKDAALPAHAGAAAYIDGNERTFLEKYTDYIWGAILLVSGLGSVGAWFRHYWNRDEREVYVGHRDELLDLISRVRQAETPDELAEMQNAADGILRHAFDCYDDGAVEDGDLSVIGLALEQFHHAVADRRVVLGAGVAGTPRMRAS; this is encoded by the coding sequence ATGTCAGATCCAAACGACAATAATGCGCGATCCCGCCGACGGCGAAAGCAGAAGGGCTATGCGCTTCTTATCCTTGCCGCCGGCATGCTTGCGTTCTGCGTCGTCGCCGGCACGCTTTATTACGTGCTGCGGCCGACAACCCTGCGAATTGCGGTCGGGCCCGCCGGCAGCGAGGACCAGAAACTAGTCCAGTTGATGGCGCAGACGTTTGCGCGCGAGGGCGGGTCGGTCCGGCTGGCGCCGATCACGACGGAAGGCGCGGCGGAGAGCATCGCGTTGTTCACGGCCGGCAAAGCCGACCTCGCGGTGGCACGCGGCGACCTGAACCTGCCGGCCAACGCCGAGTCGGTCGCCATCCTGCGCAAGAATGTCGTTGTGCTGTGGGCGCCTTCGGGCCTTCCCGCCAAAGGCTCGAAGAAGCATCCCACGCCCAAGATCAAGAGTCTCGACGAACTGGCCGGCCACCGTGTCGGCGTGATCGGGCGGACGCAGGCCAATGTCGCGTTGCTGCGCAATGTTCTGAAAGAGTCCGGCATCAACCCCGACAAGGTCACGATCAGCCAGTTTGCCACCAACCAGATCAATGAGATGGCGCGCGACCAATCGGTCGACGCGTTCATGGCGGTCGGCCCGCTCAAGAGCAAGATCACCGTGGACGCGATCGCGGCAACGGCGACCGCCCGCGGCGAACCGAAATTCCTGCCGATCGAGGTTGCCGATGCGATCGCGAAAAAAAACCCGATCTACGAATCCGAGGAGATTCCCGCCAGCATCTTCGGCTCCTCGCCGCAGCGGCCGGAAGACAAGATCGATACCGTTGCCGTCAACCACTTGATCATCGCGCCGAAGTCGCTGTCGGACACGGCGGTCGCCGCCTTGGCTCGCCAGCTCTTCACCAACCGCCAGCAGCTCGCGCGCGAATTGCCGACCGCCTCGCAGATCGAGAAGCCGGATACCGACAAAGACGCCGCGCTACCGGCGCATGCAGGAGCGGCGGCCTATATCGACGGCAATGAACGAACGTTCCTCGAAAAATACACCGACTATATCTGGGGCGCGATCTTGCTTGTCTCAGGCTTGGGGTCAGTCGGCGCCTGGTTCAGGCACTACTGGAACAGAGACGAACGCGAGGTGTATGTCGGCCATCGCGATGAACTGCTCGACCTGATTTCCAGGGTACGCCAGGCGGAAACGCCAGACGAACTGGCGGAGATGCAGAATGCAGCCGACGGCATATTGCGTCACGCGTTCGATTGCTATGACGACGGCGCGGTCGAGGACGGCGACCTGTCGGTGATCGGGCTCGCGCTCGAGCAATTTCACCATGCTGTCGCCGACCGGCGTGTCGTGCTCGGCGCCGGCGTTGCCGGGACGCCGCGAATGCGCGCCAGCTAA
- a CDS encoding glycosyltransferase family 4 protein: MKILIATDAWHPQVNGVVRTLTSLAKSATALGADIGFLTPDGFASMALPTYPGLRIALPNRCEIARRIGEAAPDAIHIATEGPIGWAVRAYCRRRKLAFTTSYTTRFPEYIAVRTGFPSSVGYAVLRHFHAASSTVMVATDSLRQELSTRGFRKLGFWTRGVDTELFNPHAPATLDLPRPIFMTMGRVAVEKNLEAFLSLDLPGSKVVVGDGPQRAQLAKQYPDAIFLGEKKGADLTAHLAAADVFVFPSLTDTFGVVQLEALACGAPVAAFPVTGPKDVIADHPIGAIDTDLRSASLRALTMSREACRNFALSRSWENSARQFIGNLTALQPSRALRPVRRAPATSAVQS; the protein is encoded by the coding sequence ATGAAGATACTGATTGCGACCGATGCGTGGCATCCGCAGGTGAACGGCGTCGTCCGCACGCTGACGTCGCTGGCGAAGAGCGCCACAGCGCTTGGCGCCGACATCGGCTTCCTCACCCCGGACGGATTTGCCTCGATGGCGTTGCCGACCTATCCGGGGTTACGCATCGCGCTGCCGAACCGGTGCGAGATCGCGCGGCGGATCGGAGAGGCCGCGCCGGATGCCATCCACATCGCAACCGAGGGGCCGATCGGCTGGGCGGTGCGCGCCTATTGCCGCCGCCGCAAGCTTGCGTTTACCACGTCCTATACGACGCGCTTTCCCGAATATATCGCCGTCCGCACCGGGTTCCCCTCCAGCGTCGGCTATGCGGTGCTGCGGCACTTTCATGCCGCGTCTTCCACCGTCATGGTCGCAACCGATTCGCTGCGGCAGGAACTTTCCACGCGGGGTTTCCGCAAGCTCGGCTTCTGGACGCGCGGCGTCGATACCGAACTGTTCAACCCGCATGCGCCGGCGACGCTCGATCTGCCGCGGCCGATTTTCATGACCATGGGCCGCGTTGCGGTCGAAAAGAATCTCGAAGCGTTTCTGTCGCTGGACCTGCCGGGATCGAAAGTGGTCGTCGGCGACGGGCCGCAGAGGGCGCAACTCGCCAAACAATACCCCGACGCGATTTTCCTCGGCGAGAAAAAGGGCGCGGACCTGACCGCGCATCTTGCGGCTGCCGACGTCTTCGTGTTTCCGAGCCTCACCGATACGTTCGGCGTCGTGCAGCTCGAGGCGCTGGCCTGCGGCGCGCCGGTCGCGGCGTTCCCGGTCACCGGCCCGAAGGACGTCATCGCCGATCACCCGATCGGCGCGATCGATACCGATCTGCGCAGCGCGTCCTTGCGCGCGCTGACGATGTCGCGCGAGGCCTGCCGGAATTTTGCGCTTTCGCGTTCCTGGGAAAACAGCGCGCGGCAGTTCATCGGCAATCTGACCGCGCTGCAGCCGAGCCGCGCGCTGCGGCCGGTGCGCCGGGCGCCCGCTACAAGCGCTGTGCAGAGCTAA
- a CDS encoding class I SAM-dependent methyltransferase, which yields MADIIKLDGSRTLDFDRETVEQAYDRWAPVYDLVFGGVFSKGRKAAIQATNKIGGRVLEVGVGTGISLPLYAQHLRIFGTDISEAMLQKAKKRVDELGLKNVEGLAVMDAENLEFTDNSFDVVMAQYVVTAVPNPEKALDEFARVLRPGGELIILTRVSADAGMRRFIEQRLQPVVRPLGFRTAEFAWSRYAQWLAGARGIELAERRLVPPLGHFSLVRFRKGDIAAAA from the coding sequence ATGGCAGACATCATCAAGCTTGACGGTAGCAGGACCCTGGACTTCGACCGCGAAACGGTCGAGCAGGCCTATGATCGCTGGGCGCCGGTTTACGACCTCGTGTTCGGGGGCGTGTTCAGCAAGGGCCGCAAGGCGGCGATCCAGGCGACCAACAAGATCGGTGGCCGCGTGCTCGAGGTCGGCGTCGGTACCGGCATTTCGTTGCCGCTATACGCTCAGCATCTGCGCATCTTCGGCACCGATATTTCGGAAGCGATGCTGCAGAAGGCGAAGAAGCGCGTCGACGAACTCGGCCTGAAGAACGTCGAGGGCCTTGCGGTGATGGACGCCGAAAACCTCGAATTCACCGACAATTCGTTCGACGTGGTGATGGCGCAATATGTCGTCACCGCAGTGCCTAACCCGGAAAAGGCGCTCGACGAATTCGCCCGCGTGCTGCGGCCGGGCGGCGAACTCATTATCCTGACCCGCGTCAGCGCCGATGCCGGCATGCGCCGCTTCATCGAGCAGCGGCTGCAGCCGGTGGTGCGTCCGCTCGGCTTCCGGACCGCTGAGTTCGCCTGGTCGCGCTACGCGCAATGGCTGGCGGGTGCGCGCGGCATCGAACTGGCGGAGCGCCGCCTGGTGCCGCCGCTCGGCCATTTCTCCCTAGTGCGTTTTCGTAAAGGCGACATCGCCGCGGCGGCCTGA
- a CDS encoding aminotransferase class III-fold pyridoxal phosphate-dependent enzyme, with product MDSSLPILSLSAAAVVSAAAVFPKLQARLALSRAKHRSLAGHSKMSKMVARLLPHYEFDIDGFFCSDGAPGNVAMQRQDAFFRLARLYQERYAKGRQMTTEAAGHISDLQFTESYRVPFQYSRLVRENLGTGAFMQSSAGVTVTDVDGNVFYDLTGSYGVNIFGNDFYKECITEAEKRAHALGPVLGPYHPVITDNVQRLCEISGFDEVSFHMSGTEAVMQAVRLARYHTKRTHLVRFAGAYHGWWGDVQPGVGNPVSPHETYTLADMSARTLHVLRTRRDIACVLVNPLQALHPNANAPGDSALVDSSRKGAFDRAGYTEWLKKLREVCNQRGIVLIFDEVFVGFRLAAKGAQEYFGVRADMVTYGKSLAGGLPVGVVCGAKELMRRFRDDRPADVCFARGTFNSHPYVMTAMDEFLSRLASPNFNAVYQGLDETWNGRAAALNERLAASDLPVRVSNLSSIWMVQYTEPSRYNWMLQYYLRAEGLALSWVGTGRLIFSLNYTDADFTEVADRFVAATEKMKRDGWWWHDAALTNKSIKRQILKEMLAKRFER from the coding sequence ATGGATTCGTCCCTTCCGATTCTTTCGCTGTCCGCCGCTGCGGTCGTGAGTGCCGCGGCAGTCTTCCCCAAATTGCAGGCGCGGCTGGCGCTGTCGCGCGCCAAGCACCGTTCGCTGGCCGGACATTCCAAAATGTCCAAAATGGTCGCGCGGCTGCTGCCGCACTACGAGTTCGATATCGACGGCTTCTTCTGCTCCGACGGCGCGCCCGGCAACGTCGCCATGCAGCGCCAGGACGCCTTCTTCCGCCTCGCCCGCCTCTATCAGGAGCGCTACGCCAAGGGCCGGCAGATGACGACTGAGGCGGCCGGGCACATCTCGGACCTGCAGTTCACCGAAAGCTACCGGGTGCCGTTCCAGTACAGCCGGCTGGTCCGGGAAAATCTCGGCACCGGCGCCTTCATGCAGTCCTCCGCCGGCGTCACCGTCACCGATGTCGACGGCAATGTGTTCTACGACCTGACCGGCTCCTACGGCGTCAACATCTTTGGCAACGACTTCTACAAGGAGTGCATCACGGAAGCCGAAAAGCGCGCCCATGCGCTCGGCCCCGTGCTCGGTCCCTATCACCCCGTCATTACCGACAACGTGCAGCGGCTGTGCGAAATCTCCGGCTTTGACGAAGTCTCGTTCCACATGTCCGGCACCGAAGCCGTCATGCAGGCGGTGCGGCTGGCGCGCTATCACACCAAGCGTACGCATCTGGTTCGTTTCGCCGGCGCCTATCACGGCTGGTGGGGCGACGTGCAGCCGGGCGTCGGAAATCCGGTTTCGCCGCATGAGACCTATACGCTGGCCGACATGTCGGCGCGGACGCTGCATGTGCTGCGCACACGCCGCGACATCGCCTGCGTGCTGGTCAATCCGCTGCAGGCGCTGCATCCGAACGCCAACGCGCCCGGCGATTCCGCCCTCGTCGACAGTTCGCGCAAGGGCGCGTTCGATCGCGCGGGCTACACCGAATGGCTGAAGAAGCTGCGCGAGGTCTGTAACCAGCGCGGCATCGTGCTGATCTTCGATGAAGTCTTCGTCGGCTTCCGCCTCGCCGCCAAAGGCGCCCAGGAATATTTCGGCGTTCGCGCCGACATGGTTACCTACGGCAAGAGCCTCGCCGGCGGACTTCCGGTCGGCGTCGTCTGCGGCGCTAAGGAACTGATGCGGCGTTTTCGCGATGACCGCCCCGCGGACGTCTGCTTCGCCCGCGGCACCTTCAATTCGCACCCCTACGTGATGACGGCGATGGATGAATTCCTCAGCCGCCTCGCCAGTCCGAATTTCAATGCGGTCTATCAGGGGCTCGATGAAACCTGGAACGGACGCGCCGCCGCATTGAACGAGCGGCTGGCCGCAAGCGATTTGCCCGTCCGCGTCAGCAATCTCTCTTCGATCTGGATGGTGCAATATACCGAGCCGTCCCGCTACAACTGGATGCTCCAATACTATCTGCGCGCCGAGGGGCTGGCGTTGAGTTGGGTCGGAACCGGCCGGCTGATCTTCAGCCTCAACTACACCGACGCTGACTTCACCGAAGTCGCCGATCGCTTTGTCGCGGCAACCGAAAAGATGAAGCGCGACGGCTGGTGGTGGCACGATGCCGCGCTGACCAACAAGAGCATCAAGCGGCAAATCCTGAAAGAGATGCTTGCCAAGAGGTTTGAGCGCTGA